In Portunus trituberculatus isolate SZX2019 chromosome 24, ASM1759143v1, whole genome shotgun sequence, a single genomic region encodes these proteins:
- the LOC123508198 gene encoding neuropeptides capa receptor-like, producing MNGSDPPRVLTLSPTPHASRPSFELKNPCRFLNTTFSSLCSGGNSISGGVGRAIDFHNTSSAGALHPPSTLSTLSSSPLSPSSPASPAYPLYEDYYEYEHYNFTDEQWGVVRQLNLYYVPLLIVVGFVGNLLSCVVFLNTRLRMRSSSYYLAALAVADVTYLFILFLVWLDLLGFNTFNVNVMCQLEIYLGSVSSSLSVWLTVAFTVERFIAVQYPLQRPTVCTVHRAKTVILTLAGFSVTVHLYVFVTAGVIVHHDEASVRWLVNCDVV from the exons ATGAATGGCAGTGACCCGCCCCGTGTCCTCACCCTGTCCCCGACCCCCCACGCCTCACGCCCTTCCTTCGAGCTTAAGAATCCGTGTCGCTTCCTCAACACAACTTTTTCCTCGCTGTGCAGTGGCGGTAACAGTATCAGTGGCGGTGTTGGGAGAGCGATAGACTTCCACAACACATCCTCCGCAGGGGCACTACACCCTCCAAGTACCCTGTCTACTTTATCCTCATCGCCTCTAAGCCCTTCGTCGCCAGCCTCGCCAGCTTACCCACTGTACGAGGACTATTACGAATACGAACACTATAATTTTACGGACGAGCAGTGGGGAGTGGTTCGGCAGCTCAATCTCTACTACGTGCCGCTTCTGATCGTGGTGGGCTTCGTCGGGAACCTCCTCTCCTGCGTGGTGTTCCTCAATACAAGACTTCGCATGAGGTCGTCTAGTTATTACTTGGCGGCGCTGGCGGTGGCTGACGTAACCTACCTGTTCATTTTGTTCCTTGTGTGGCTGGATCTCCTCGGCTTCAACACCTTTAATGTCAACGTGATGTGTCAG CTGGAAATCTACTTGGGATCAGTGTCCAGCTCGCTAAGTGTGTGGCTGACGGTGGCCTTCACGGTGGAGAGGTTTATCGCGGTGCAGTACCCCCTGCAGCGCCCCACCGTCTGCACCGTCCACCGCGCCAAGACAGTCATCCTCACCCTGGCAGGCTTCAGTGTCACCGTTCACCTGTACGTCTTCGTCACTGCCGGCGTTATAGTTCACCACGATGAGGCAAGTGTTCGGTGGCTTGTGAATTGTGACGTGGTGtga